The following are from one region of the Phycisphaerae bacterium genome:
- a CDS encoding transcriptional regulator produces the protein MDEGTFQRKLAELIAEIGTLPADKRDKLEMLAEQTRQRHEQLKQTVNSLQESIDFIRLSIKYMLFDLEATRRENAQLRKLLDDQQQPPQSGF, from the coding sequence ATGGACGAGGGAACTTTCCAACGCAAGTTGGCCGAGCTGATCGCCGAGATCGGCACGCTGCCGGCCGACAAGCGCGACAAGCTGGAAATGCTGGCCGAACAGACCCGCCAGCGTCACGAGCAGCTCAAGCAGACGGTGAACAGCCTTCAGGAGAGCATTGACTTCATTCGCCTGAGCATCAAGTACATGCTGTTCGATCTGGAGGCTACGCGCCGGGAGAATGCCCAACTCCGCAAACTGCTGGACGACCAGCAGCAGCCCCCACAGTCGGGATTTTAG
- a CDS encoding acyltransferase domain-containing protein, whose product MRRELDIIALSPPGFDEPWVGSAAHRAGCCGGLSLEYAGGDKVLAVLANLPDVGRGWTVALPRPVASWLDKVRPFARRLNRILLCGVDDATLSDEISAIKTSGIDVLVEVTSVASAVAAQQAGADGIVVKGNEAGGLIGEETSFILLQRVTGRVHLPIWVRGGVGLHSAAACLAGGASGVVLDWQLALCEEMRLPAEVEAKIRRMDGSETAVLGQDCAARYRVFAQHGDAAHAAMREYEAEHSLDATASADVLHAWRNEIEKRAQEPELSKRLLMVGQDAAFAPYLAERFGTVAEVCRAIRREATRQCALSADEHPIREQGPLAASHGTRYPIVQGPMTRVSDTADFALAVAEGGGLPFLALALLRGPQVARLLEETKHKLGDRPWGVGILGFVPKELREEQLAEIRKHPPPFAIIAGGRPDQAAHLEKEGIQTYLHVPSPGLLKMFLESGARRVIFEGRECGGHVGPRSSFVLWDSMVRAIGDHLAGSRGPASDYHVLFAGGVHDSKSAAMVAALAAPLVERGVRIGVLVGTAYLFTKEAVTSGAIVSGFQEEALRCAQTVLLETGVGHATRCADTPFAIAFREEKLRLQREGKSAEEIRDALEQLNLGRLRIASKAIMRATEENGDGPQYANVENEAQHREGMYMIGQVAALRERIETIADLHAEIVRQPEEVKATVPAAPARRVDGPCDVAIVGMSCTLPGAGDVKRYWENILDGVNAIREIPEDLWDADLYFDRDRRARDKVYSRWGGFIDPVAFDPTRYGMPPSAVPSVEPVQLLVLESVRQALEDAGLMQRPFPRERTCVIYGAGGGVGNVGLGYGFRSMLPHYLAQLNGAGPDAKQLIEQLGEHLPEWTEDSFAGLLLNVISGRVANRFDLGGTNCTVDAACASSLAAVRLAVCELISGAADVAIAGGADTMQSPFAYLCFSKTQALSPTGQARTFDAEGDGIVIAEGIATIILKRLEDARRDGDRVYAVIKGVGSSSDGKDKGLTAPRPEGQMRALWRAYGQAGFGPESVELIEAHGTGTIVGDKSELESVTRVLLEAGAELGTCAIGSVKSMIGHTKCTAGVAGLIKAALAVHHGVLPPTGGVTKPNPKANLERSPLYVNTETRPWVRRAGGEARRAGVSAFGFGGTNFHAVMEEVCEAGHAVGRITFPAELLVFRGRARDDIVAALDRVAAALEAGSSPSMAELAAAVWRDFGRAAGGCCLAIVAGSLKELREKTAIARKAAEANTGVYRDPRGVFYTSKANTPIGRIAFVFPGQGSQRVNMLRDLAVALPRVREVFEEADRMLADVLGGPLSRYVNPKPAFCDEERAANEDRLTHTRIAQPALGATSMALLRLLGDLGISTELSCGHSYGEFTALCAAGAISFEDLMQLSELRGRLMAEAASASSGAMAALEADESTAKSLLEGVADVYLANLNSPSQTVISGAPGGVEELMRRCQQRGINTKAIRVSCAFHSPHVAGAAGPFAAALDRVNWSSPRYAVFSNTTGGHHETDPRRIREVLADHLVRPVRFVEEVRAMYDAGARVFIEVGPGRVLSNLIEKTLAGRDIATIPLDQANRGGLVQIMYSLAELAVCGVRFDLTPLLEGRVERRMGLDKLLEESRPKPPSPTTWMVRGDRAEPVGGAKRKNAVKGRARISEREEREAVSLSKGNSSGQAGGHGPPGSESIGTSGRQQASPSAQAGSAQRNGVPVDWARPREALPARSSHEHRAVSAGGVDAVMAAHNQFMSRFIEAHRNIMLAYLQGGAAGESARPAPYALPESIDPEPSVSQPQREPRGSTPSDAPIAVPMHHETELPMVRKAHVEESPAAIEKPSGNGEIVKSDGGFSRERLIAQLTEVVADRTGYPPDMLTLDLDLEADLGIDSIKRIEILGTLQNSSVLPGESSGGDMESLARLSTLRAIVDFVEQHAGGNGSVQSAAPAIAEGGASTRPFDDAATGRAGPPRMLVKMVEADGGNTAVDPSAGSVVILGSDRGTGEEVRSRLVAAGREAEYLTLDDVDEKAAVERIEAIRRRLGRVGTLVILAGDIGSRKSGTAADAAFTIEEPLTTVFLIVKTLEGDLRDGGTILAATRMGGTLGFQGVEGDRSTALTGAAIGGLVKSLAREWGGTRCRVVDFKPDASAQVIADALIREWQTDDDRLEVGYDGQRRLAPQIVTAPLHGETETLTLDAESVVLVTGGARGITAACARELARRFPCRYVLVGRTPLPSEGESAATADRTDMKALKAAIRDEISSRGEKATPAAVESVYRRLLAEREMRETVADLRGSGANVEYAAMNAGDADAFGGLIDRLYAEHGRIDGVIHGAGVIEDKLIGDKTAASFRRVVRTKIAPAMVLAEKLRGESLRFLAMFSSVSARYGNRGQGDYAAANEVLNKLAQYLHRRWPGRVVSFNWGPWESSGGMVSAALAKQFAEAGVHVIDRAAGRKAFVNELLHGSKDDVEVVYGGPLRTAIDVVAQSTTNVEALTRVVRGPLLQTGDARLTGTGDAMRVVRRLDPAVDRYLLDHQLDGKPVMPMAMGLELFAELAAALHPELEVASILDLRVLRGISLDREPVELEVEARTTPVDGGADVELTMRCAGDRGDRYHGRVEMRAKPAYAGRDRLLLAEARPLALSVGEAYDEWLFHGPMFAGIKSVEGVGAEGIIATLAASNPKEGLAGKTDGHWLIDPVVIDSGLQAIILWARTNLDMTPLPARLGRYSRCGGPMQGMLHCEARIASTPGNPNILVDIQFVDGAGHLVGRIEHLEATCSRALNRLAAGKAVAGRS is encoded by the coding sequence GTGCGGAGGGAACTGGACATCATTGCGCTGAGTCCACCGGGGTTTGATGAGCCCTGGGTGGGGTCGGCTGCGCATCGCGCGGGGTGCTGCGGCGGACTCTCGCTCGAGTATGCCGGCGGGGACAAGGTTCTCGCGGTGCTGGCGAATCTGCCGGACGTGGGCCGTGGCTGGACGGTGGCCCTTCCGCGACCGGTCGCGTCGTGGCTGGACAAGGTTCGACCTTTCGCGCGCCGACTGAACCGGATTCTGCTTTGCGGAGTCGATGACGCGACGTTGTCGGATGAAATATCGGCGATCAAGACGTCGGGTATCGACGTTCTCGTCGAGGTGACGTCAGTTGCTTCGGCGGTTGCCGCGCAACAAGCCGGGGCTGACGGCATCGTGGTCAAGGGGAACGAGGCCGGGGGTCTGATCGGCGAAGAGACGAGTTTCATTCTTCTCCAGCGCGTTACCGGGCGCGTTCACCTTCCCATATGGGTGCGCGGGGGTGTCGGATTGCACTCCGCCGCGGCGTGTCTCGCGGGCGGGGCGAGCGGCGTCGTGCTCGATTGGCAGCTCGCGCTTTGCGAAGAAATGCGGCTTCCGGCGGAGGTCGAAGCCAAGATTCGGCGCATGGACGGTAGCGAGACGGCCGTGCTCGGACAGGATTGCGCGGCGCGCTACCGCGTATTCGCTCAGCACGGAGACGCGGCCCATGCGGCGATGCGAGAGTACGAGGCGGAACACTCACTCGACGCTACGGCGAGCGCGGATGTGCTGCACGCCTGGCGGAATGAAATCGAAAAGCGAGCGCAGGAGCCCGAGCTGTCCAAGCGTCTGCTGATGGTGGGGCAGGACGCGGCGTTTGCGCCCTATCTTGCGGAGCGGTTCGGCACCGTGGCCGAGGTCTGCCGGGCGATCCGACGGGAGGCAACGCGGCAGTGCGCGTTGTCAGCGGATGAGCATCCCATTCGCGAGCAGGGCCCACTCGCGGCGTCGCACGGCACGCGCTATCCGATCGTACAGGGGCCGATGACGCGGGTGAGTGACACGGCCGATTTCGCCCTGGCGGTGGCCGAGGGCGGAGGCCTGCCGTTTCTGGCGCTGGCGTTGCTTCGTGGTCCACAGGTGGCGCGACTTCTCGAAGAGACAAAGCACAAGCTAGGTGATCGTCCCTGGGGCGTCGGCATCCTGGGTTTCGTGCCCAAGGAGCTGCGGGAGGAGCAGCTTGCGGAGATCCGCAAACATCCTCCGCCGTTCGCGATTATCGCAGGGGGGCGGCCGGATCAGGCGGCACACCTGGAAAAAGAGGGCATTCAAACGTACCTGCACGTTCCCTCGCCGGGGCTGCTGAAGATGTTCCTGGAGAGCGGGGCGCGGCGGGTGATCTTCGAGGGCCGGGAGTGCGGCGGTCACGTCGGTCCGCGATCGAGCTTCGTGCTGTGGGATTCGATGGTACGGGCGATCGGCGATCACCTTGCGGGATCGCGCGGCCCGGCGTCGGATTACCACGTGCTGTTTGCCGGCGGAGTTCATGACTCGAAGTCGGCAGCCATGGTGGCCGCGCTGGCGGCGCCGCTCGTCGAGCGCGGGGTACGCATCGGCGTGCTCGTGGGTACGGCCTATTTGTTTACAAAAGAGGCGGTGACGAGCGGGGCGATCGTTTCCGGGTTCCAGGAAGAGGCACTGCGTTGCGCCCAGACGGTTCTGCTGGAGACGGGGGTCGGTCACGCAACGCGCTGCGCGGATACGCCGTTTGCGATTGCGTTTCGAGAAGAGAAGCTGCGCCTGCAAAGGGAAGGGAAGTCGGCGGAGGAGATTCGCGATGCATTGGAGCAGCTCAATCTCGGGCGGCTACGGATCGCGTCCAAGGCGATCATGCGGGCGACGGAGGAGAACGGCGACGGGCCGCAATATGCCAACGTCGAGAACGAAGCACAGCATCGCGAAGGCATGTACATGATCGGGCAGGTTGCGGCGCTGCGTGAGCGGATCGAGACCATCGCCGACCTGCACGCGGAGATCGTGCGCCAGCCGGAGGAAGTGAAAGCGACTGTCCCGGCCGCGCCGGCGCGCCGCGTGGACGGGCCCTGCGACGTGGCCATTGTGGGCATGTCGTGTACCTTGCCCGGCGCGGGTGACGTGAAGCGATATTGGGAGAACATCCTCGACGGTGTGAACGCCATTCGGGAGATTCCCGAAGACCTCTGGGACGCGGACCTGTACTTCGATCGCGATCGGCGGGCGCGGGACAAGGTCTATTCGCGGTGGGGCGGTTTCATCGATCCGGTGGCGTTTGATCCGACTCGTTATGGCATGCCGCCGAGCGCGGTGCCGTCGGTCGAGCCGGTGCAGCTTCTGGTGCTGGAATCGGTTCGGCAGGCGCTGGAGGACGCGGGGCTCATGCAGCGGCCTTTCCCGCGCGAGCGGACTTGCGTCATCTACGGCGCGGGCGGCGGCGTGGGCAACGTGGGGTTGGGGTATGGATTCCGTTCCATGCTGCCGCATTATCTCGCGCAACTGAACGGGGCCGGTCCGGATGCCAAGCAACTGATTGAGCAACTCGGTGAACACCTGCCGGAGTGGACGGAAGATTCGTTTGCGGGCCTGCTTCTCAACGTGATCTCGGGGCGCGTGGCGAATCGGTTTGATCTGGGCGGGACGAACTGCACGGTGGATGCGGCTTGCGCGTCGTCGCTGGCGGCGGTGCGGCTGGCGGTGTGCGAGCTGATCAGCGGCGCGGCCGATGTCGCCATTGCCGGCGGCGCGGACACGATGCAGAGTCCGTTTGCGTACCTTTGTTTCAGCAAGACGCAGGCGCTCTCTCCGACGGGACAAGCGCGAACCTTTGACGCCGAGGGCGACGGGATCGTGATCGCCGAGGGCATCGCCACGATTATTCTCAAGCGGCTGGAGGATGCGCGTCGCGACGGGGACCGGGTCTACGCGGTGATCAAGGGCGTGGGCTCGTCGAGTGACGGCAAGGACAAGGGCCTTACGGCACCGCGACCCGAAGGGCAGATGCGGGCGCTTTGGCGGGCGTATGGGCAAGCAGGATTCGGACCGGAGAGCGTGGAGCTCATCGAAGCCCATGGAACCGGCACGATCGTCGGCGACAAGAGCGAGCTGGAATCGGTTACGCGTGTTCTGCTCGAAGCGGGGGCGGAACTGGGAACGTGCGCGATCGGCTCGGTGAAGAGCATGATCGGACACACGAAGTGCACGGCGGGCGTGGCGGGATTGATCAAGGCGGCGCTGGCGGTGCACCACGGCGTGCTGCCGCCGACGGGAGGCGTGACGAAGCCCAATCCCAAGGCGAACCTGGAGCGGAGTCCGTTGTACGTGAATACGGAGACGCGGCCTTGGGTTCGTCGCGCGGGCGGCGAGGCTCGACGGGCGGGGGTGAGTGCTTTCGGATTCGGCGGGACGAATTTCCACGCGGTGATGGAGGAGGTGTGCGAAGCGGGCCACGCGGTCGGGCGGATAACGTTCCCGGCGGAGCTGCTGGTCTTCCGGGGGCGCGCTCGGGATGACATTGTCGCGGCACTCGATCGGGTCGCGGCGGCGCTGGAGGCGGGGTCGAGCCCGTCGATGGCGGAACTGGCGGCGGCGGTGTGGCGCGACTTCGGCAGGGCGGCCGGGGGCTGCTGCCTGGCGATCGTGGCGGGGAGCCTGAAGGAGCTGCGCGAGAAGACCGCGATCGCCCGGAAAGCGGCGGAGGCGAATACGGGAGTGTATCGCGATCCGCGAGGTGTGTTCTACACGTCGAAGGCGAACACACCTATAGGGCGCATTGCGTTCGTGTTCCCGGGTCAGGGATCGCAACGGGTGAACATGCTGCGCGATCTGGCGGTGGCGCTGCCGCGTGTTCGCGAAGTTTTTGAAGAAGCCGATCGTATGCTGGCGGATGTGCTCGGCGGACCGTTGAGTCGGTACGTCAATCCCAAGCCGGCGTTCTGCGACGAGGAGCGGGCGGCCAATGAGGATCGCCTGACGCATACGCGAATCGCCCAGCCGGCGCTGGGTGCGACATCCATGGCGTTGCTTCGGCTGCTGGGTGACCTGGGCATTTCCACTGAGCTGTCTTGCGGGCACAGCTACGGAGAGTTTACCGCATTGTGCGCGGCCGGGGCCATTTCGTTTGAGGATCTCATGCAGCTTTCGGAGCTTCGCGGGCGTCTCATGGCGGAGGCGGCATCGGCGAGTTCGGGAGCGATGGCGGCGCTGGAAGCCGACGAGTCGACGGCGAAGTCTCTGCTGGAGGGGGTGGCCGATGTCTATCTGGCAAACCTCAATTCGCCCAGCCAGACGGTGATCTCCGGTGCGCCGGGCGGCGTTGAGGAATTGATGCGCCGTTGTCAGCAGCGCGGGATCAATACGAAGGCCATTCGGGTTTCGTGCGCGTTCCATTCGCCGCATGTGGCGGGGGCGGCGGGCCCCTTTGCGGCCGCGCTCGATCGCGTGAACTGGTCGTCACCGCGTTATGCGGTGTTCTCGAACACGACCGGCGGGCACCACGAGACCGACCCGCGGCGCATCCGTGAGGTCTTGGCCGATCACCTGGTTCGCCCGGTGCGGTTCGTGGAGGAAGTGCGGGCCATGTACGACGCAGGCGCCCGCGTGTTCATCGAGGTTGGACCGGGGCGCGTGCTGAGCAACCTGATCGAGAAGACGCTTGCGGGACGGGACATTGCCACGATTCCGCTCGATCAGGCCAATCGCGGCGGACTCGTGCAGATCATGTATTCGCTGGCCGAACTGGCCGTTTGCGGCGTTCGATTCGATCTGACGCCGCTGTTGGAGGGTCGCGTTGAGCGGCGGATGGGGCTCGACAAGCTGCTCGAGGAGAGCAGGCCGAAGCCGCCGTCGCCCACCACATGGATGGTTCGTGGTGATCGCGCGGAGCCGGTCGGCGGCGCGAAGAGAAAGAATGCGGTCAAGGGAAGGGCACGGATCTCGGAGAGAGAGGAGCGAGAAGCAGTGTCATTGTCGAAAGGGAATTCATCGGGACAGGCGGGCGGACATGGTCCGCCCGGGTCGGAGTCCATCGGCACGAGCGGGCGCCAGCAGGCCAGCCCATCCGCACAAGCTGGAAGCGCCCAGCGCAACGGCGTTCCCGTCGATTGGGCAAGGCCGCGGGAAGCGCTTCCGGCCCGATCCTCACACGAGCATAGGGCAGTGTCAGCGGGCGGCGTGGATGCGGTCATGGCCGCGCACAACCAGTTCATGAGCCGATTCATCGAGGCCCACCGCAACATCATGTTGGCGTATCTACAAGGCGGGGCGGCAGGCGAAAGCGCCCGACCTGCGCCGTATGCGCTGCCCGAATCGATCGATCCTGAGCCGTCCGTTTCGCAGCCGCAGCGGGAGCCGCGCGGCTCCACTCCCTCCGATGCGCCCATTGCCGTCCCGATGCATCACGAAACCGAGCTGCCGATGGTTCGGAAGGCGCACGTCGAAGAATCGCCGGCGGCGATCGAGAAACCCTCCGGGAACGGTGAAATCGTCAAGTCGGACGGGGGCTTTTCCCGGGAGCGTCTGATCGCGCAACTCACGGAAGTCGTGGCCGATCGTACGGGATATCCGCCGGACATGCTTACGCTGGATCTTGATCTGGAGGCGGACCTGGGTATCGACTCGATCAAGCGAATCGAGATCCTGGGCACGCTGCAGAATTCATCGGTGCTACCGGGCGAGTCTTCGGGCGGTGACATGGAGTCGCTGGCGCGGCTGAGTACGTTGCGGGCTATCGTCGATTTTGTCGAGCAACACGCCGGCGGAAACGGGAGTGTCCAATCGGCGGCACCTGCTATCGCCGAGGGAGGAGCATCTACCCGCCCTTTTGATGACGCCGCGACCGGTCGAGCAGGTCCGCCACGCATGCTGGTGAAAATGGTCGAAGCCGACGGTGGGAACACCGCGGTGGATCCCAGCGCCGGAAGCGTGGTCATCCTCGGATCGGATCGCGGCACAGGTGAAGAGGTGAGGTCACGGCTCGTCGCTGCGGGGCGAGAGGCCGAGTATCTGACTCTTGATGATGTCGACGAGAAAGCCGCGGTGGAGCGGATCGAGGCGATTCGCCGACGCTTGGGTCGGGTAGGAACGCTGGTGATTCTGGCGGGCGATATCGGAAGTCGGAAGTCGGGAACGGCAGCCGACGCGGCATTCACGATTGAAGAGCCTCTGACGACCGTATTTTTGATCGTCAAGACGTTGGAGGGTGATCTGCGTGATGGCGGGACGATCCTGGCGGCCACACGCATGGGCGGGACGTTGGGTTTCCAGGGTGTGGAGGGCGACCGTTCGACCGCTCTGACGGGAGCCGCAATTGGTGGACTGGTAAAGTCGCTGGCCCGCGAGTGGGGCGGCACGCGCTGCCGGGTCGTTGACTTCAAGCCGGATGCATCGGCACAGGTCATCGCTGACGCGCTGATTCGGGAATGGCAGACGGACGACGACCGGTTGGAAGTCGGATATGACGGTCAGCGGCGTCTTGCCCCTCAAATCGTCACTGCTCCGCTGCATGGGGAAACCGAAACCCTTACGCTTGATGCCGAAAGTGTTGTCCTGGTTACGGGCGGAGCGCGGGGCATTACGGCTGCGTGCGCGCGGGAACTCGCGAGGCGATTCCCCTGCCGCTACGTGCTCGTGGGACGAACTCCGCTGCCGAGCGAGGGGGAATCCGCTGCGACGGCGGACCGGACGGACATGAAGGCGCTGAAAGCGGCGATTCGCGATGAAATTTCGAGCCGAGGAGAAAAGGCCACGCCGGCGGCGGTGGAGTCGGTCTATCGGAGATTGCTGGCGGAGCGCGAGATGCGCGAGACCGTCGCGGACCTGCGCGGGTCGGGGGCCAATGTGGAATACGCGGCGATGAATGCGGGGGACGCTGATGCGTTCGGCGGGCTGATCGATCGCCTTTATGCGGAACATGGCCGTATCGACGGTGTCATTCACGGCGCCGGCGTGATCGAAGACAAGCTTATTGGTGACAAGACGGCGGCATCATTCCGGCGTGTCGTGCGGACGAAGATTGCTCCCGCAATGGTGCTGGCTGAGAAGCTGCGCGGGGAGTCGCTGCGGTTCCTGGCAATGTTTTCGTCGGTGTCAGCGCGCTACGGCAATCGTGGACAGGGTGACTACGCCGCAGCCAACGAGGTGCTCAACAAACTCGCTCAGTATTTGCATCGCAGGTGGCCGGGACGTGTTGTGTCGTTCAACTGGGGGCCCTGGGAATCGAGCGGTGGGATGGTTTCGGCGGCGCTGGCGAAGCAATTCGCCGAGGCGGGCGTACACGTGATCGATCGCGCCGCCGGGCGCAAGGCATTCGTGAACGAACTGCTGCACGGGTCGAAGGACGACGTAGAGGTTGTGTACGGCGGGCCGTTGCGGACGGCGATCGACGTGGTTGCCCAGTCAACAACAAATGTCGAAGCGCTGACCAGGGTCGTTCGCGGCCCGCTGCTTCAGACGGGCGACGCGAGACTGACCGGGACCGGTGACGCGATGCGCGTGGTGCGCCGGCTCGATCCTGCCGTTGACCGCTACCTGCTGGATCATCAGCTTGATGGCAAGCCCGTGATGCCCATGGCCATGGGATTGGAGCTTTTTGCCGAATTGGCGGCGGCGCTTCACCCGGAGCTGGAGGTAGCATCGATCCTTGATCTACGTGTCTTGCGGGGCATTTCGCTCGATCGGGAACCGGTGGAGCTCGAGGTCGAGGCGAGAACGACGCCTGTCGATGGTGGCGCCGATGTCGAACTGACGATGCGCTGCGCGGGCGATCGGGGGGATCGCTACCACGGACGCGTGGAGATGCGGGCGAAACCCGCATACGCCGGTCGGGACAGACTGCTTCTTGCCGAGGCGAGGCCGTTGGCACTATCCGTCGGAGAAGCGTACGACGAGTGGCTTTTCCACGGTCCGATGTTTGCGGGGATCAAGAGCGTCGAGGGCGTGGGTGCGGAGGGAATCATCGCCACGCTGGCGGCTTCGAATCCGAAGGAGGGGCTCGCGGGGAAAACGGATGGGCATTGGCTGATTGACCCCGTCGTGATTGACAGTGGGTTGCAGGCCATCATTCTCTGGGCGCGGACCAACCTGGACATGACGCCGCTGCCCGCGCGGCTGGGCCGATACTCCCGATGTGGCGGACCGATGCAGGGCATGCTGCATTGCGAAGCGAGGATCGCTTCGACCCCTGGCAATCCGAACATTCTCGTGGATATTCAGTTCGTGGACGGGGCAGGACATCTCGTGGGGCGCATCGAGCATCTCGAGGCGACATGCAGCCGGGCGCTGAATCGACTGGCGGCAGGGAAGGCGGTTGCGGGGAGGTCATGA
- a CDS encoding glucose 1-dehydrogenase: protein MSTQRFADKVAVITGAASGIGRCVAQMLFDEGAAVVLADVDERAGEPFAAELAAHDAARAMFVRTDVSRDDEVKRLIDTAAKRFGRLDLAFNNAGVLGSPMARTAECSLDNWERVVGVNLRGVWLCLKYELRRMRKQESGVIVNCGSAAARTGSFSSLPYVVSKQGVEAMTRFAAVEYAGRGVRINAICPGYVKTAMFEGIVGSGGEVEARLLAEQPAGRFGTPEEMARAVIWLFSDDASYVTGETLVIDGGRSLV from the coding sequence ATGTCGACACAACGCTTTGCAGACAAGGTCGCGGTGATTACCGGTGCCGCCTCCGGCATCGGCCGGTGCGTGGCGCAAATGCTGTTTGATGAAGGCGCGGCCGTGGTCCTCGCCGACGTGGATGAGCGCGCCGGTGAGCCATTCGCCGCCGAACTCGCCGCGCACGACGCGGCGCGGGCCATGTTTGTGAGGACCGATGTCTCGCGCGACGACGAGGTCAAGCGGCTGATCGACACGGCCGCCAAGCGGTTTGGGCGGCTGGACCTGGCGTTCAACAACGCCGGGGTGCTGGGCTCGCCCATGGCCCGGACGGCGGAGTGCTCCCTGGACAATTGGGAGCGTGTGGTTGGTGTCAATCTGCGCGGCGTGTGGCTGTGTTTGAAGTACGAACTGCGGCGCATGCGGAAGCAGGAATCGGGCGTGATCGTCAACTGCGGTTCCGCCGCGGCACGAACCGGATCGTTCTCGTCTCTGCCGTACGTGGTGAGCAAGCAGGGCGTGGAAGCGATGACACGATTCGCGGCCGTGGAGTATGCCGGGAGAGGTGTTCGCATCAACGCGATCTGTCCGGGGTACGTGAAGACGGCGATGTTTGAAGGGATCGTGGGCAGCGGCGGAGAGGTGGAAGCCCGTTTGCTTGCCGAGCAACCCGCAGGGCGGTTCGGGACGCCCGAGGAAATGGCTCGCGCGGTGATCTGGTTGTTTTCGGACGACGCGTCGTACGTCACGGGGGAGACGCTGGTTATCGACGGCGGACGTTCACTGGTGTGA
- a CDS encoding PEP-CTERM sorting domain-containing protein (PEP-CTERM proteins occur, often in large numbers, in the proteomes of bacteria that also encode an exosortase, a predicted intramembrane cysteine proteinase. The presence of a PEP-CTERM domain at a protein's C-terminus predicts cleavage within the sorting domain, followed by covalent anchoring to some some component of the (usually Gram-negative) cell surface. Many PEP-CTERM proteins exhibit an unusual sequence composition that includes large numbers of potential glycosylation sites. Expression of one such protein has been shown restore the ability of a bacterium to form floc, a type of biofilm.): MSARLSAALSLLSLCVFASASAAQVNPIVFAVEDDVLFRINGANVGRYFLSDKLTALDFDDHGVLWGVGVDDDNNNLYELYRIDDPFGTPTLNLVSENIDRRTESIIWVGSTLYGIQGSNVDAPQTLVTLDPNTGAATPVGVTGNTGINPEQVGGIAIKDGIMYALNNRLPGELYSIDWTLSSGTDPTATFLTATSPATLFVVTDGLDNDPNGGPLWAMIRRGNIIGSDIGVYRLDETTGQLTLVYDLSDLTDVRGASGLAVIPEPATLLLLLAGAAPLVLRRRSKRP, encoded by the coding sequence ATGTCTGCAAGATTGTCAGCCGCACTGTCTCTTCTCAGCCTTTGCGTGTTTGCTTCCGCGTCCGCCGCCCAGGTGAATCCGATCGTATTCGCCGTGGAGGACGACGTGTTGTTCCGCATCAACGGCGCCAACGTGGGCCGTTACTTCCTGAGCGACAAGCTTACGGCACTGGATTTCGACGACCACGGCGTGCTCTGGGGCGTCGGGGTCGATGACGACAACAACAACCTGTACGAGCTCTATCGCATCGACGATCCATTCGGCACGCCCACGCTCAACCTCGTCAGCGAGAATATCGATCGGCGCACGGAGTCCATCATCTGGGTAGGCTCCACGTTGTACGGCATACAGGGCAGCAACGTGGATGCGCCGCAGACGCTGGTCACGCTTGATCCGAACACGGGGGCGGCTACGCCCGTGGGCGTGACGGGCAACACAGGCATCAACCCCGAGCAGGTCGGCGGCATCGCCATCAAGGACGGCATCATGTACGCCCTGAACAATCGCCTGCCCGGCGAGCTCTATTCCATCGATTGGACGCTGAGCAGCGGCACCGATCCGACTGCCACATTCCTCACCGCCACGAGCCCCGCAACGCTGTTCGTGGTCACGGACGGTCTGGACAATGACCCCAACGGCGGACCGCTCTGGGCGATGATTCGCAGGGGCAACATCATCGGCTCGGACATCGGCGTTTACCGCCTGGACGAGACCACCGGCCAACTTACGCTCGTCTATGATTTGAGCGACCTGACCGACGTCCGCGGGGCCTCCGGACTTGCGGTGATCCCTGAACCGGCGACGCTCTTGCTTCTGCTGGCCGGCGCCGCTCCGCTGGTACTGCGCCGCCGCTCCAAGCGGCCGTAG